The following coding sequences lie in one Glycine soja cultivar W05 chromosome 16, ASM419377v2, whole genome shotgun sequence genomic window:
- the LOC114388894 gene encoding uncharacterized protein LOC114388894 isoform X1 — MANILVCPSFLLRCRKRCYVVVAESLRKQIEGTTMKSKSASDNVINIKEEKFWMRDPKSGNWIPENHFGQVDAAELREKFLPTRHTNSSNQLK; from the exons ATGGCCAACATTCTTGTCTGTCCTTCTTTTCTTCTCAG GTGCAGGAAGAGATGTTATGTTGTTGTAGCGGAAAGTTTAAGGAAGCAAATAGAAGGCACAACGATGAAGTCAAAGTCAGCATCCGATAATGTCATTAATATTAAAGAGGAAAAGTTTTGGATGAGAGATCCTAAGAGTGGAAATTGGATTCCTGAGAATCACTTTGGACAGGTTGATGCTGCTGAACTGAGGGAGAAGTTTCTGCCAACCAGACACACAAATTCTTCCAATCAACTTAAGTAG
- the LOC114388894 gene encoding uncharacterized protein LOC114388894 isoform X2, protein MANILVCPSFLLRKRCYVVVAESLRKQIEGTTMKSKSASDNVINIKEEKFWMRDPKSGNWIPENHFGQVDAAELREKFLPTRHTNSSNQLK, encoded by the exons ATGGCCAACATTCTTGTCTGTCCTTCTTTTCTTCTCAG GAAGAGATGTTATGTTGTTGTAGCGGAAAGTTTAAGGAAGCAAATAGAAGGCACAACGATGAAGTCAAAGTCAGCATCCGATAATGTCATTAATATTAAAGAGGAAAAGTTTTGGATGAGAGATCCTAAGAGTGGAAATTGGATTCCTGAGAATCACTTTGGACAGGTTGATGCTGCTGAACTGAGGGAGAAGTTTCTGCCAACCAGACACACAAATTCTTCCAATCAACTTAAGTAG
- the LOC114389622 gene encoding uncharacterized protein LOC114389622 — protein sequence MVTTGWYKKMGERIWAPWFIKFIQSRGYFNIYTNLLHERALSVSHRDAGVNYGKTAGPDSKLLEEKSLDFNILEMQPLSCLKWFDFCFREVHPGKVVTNLEELGSLLHSLQKQSSVFLVNLFGVSDAIARNLLCHFKRLDIRNYILMGPPSGSLFDLARRGHPVINVDQFISSVGLSKFTSHGSSFETIKGILTKAYVVKKCIENRYNMWVMDGSMLLTSDLLSESEPPNDDFFVANNLEVFYAKSSTFNQKIWVDGFVSRVVAMARKDSATHSSLSFVYVVTKLLEQNGARIRRVDETSFAAKIGSGSETSLRDKKLVYWSSEMELNSIQKWLEEFNLWSIDSVLSCTAVVCHKS from the exons ATG GTGACTACAGGATGGTATAAGAAAATGGGAGAGAGAATTTGGGCACCTTGGTTCATAAAGTTTATTCAATCCCGTGGTTATTTCAATATCTACACAAATCTTCTGCATGAGAGAGCACTAAGCGTTTCTCACAGGGATGCTGGAGTAAACTACGGGAAAACTGCTGGACCTGATTCTAAATTACTAGAGGAAAAGTCTCTGGACTTCAATATTTTGGAAATGCAACCTTTGAGTTGTTTAAAAtggtttgatttttgtttcAGAGAAGTACATCCTGGAAAGGTTGTCACTAACCTGGAAGAACTTGGATCGTTGCTTCACTCTCTGCAGAAACAGAGTAGTGTCTTCTTAGTAAATCTTTTTGGGGTATCGGATGCTATAGCAAGAAACTTACTATGCCACTTTAAGAGGCTAGATATCAGGAATTATATACTTATGGGCCCTCCATCTGGCTCCTTATTTGATCTGGCAAGGAGGGGACATCCTGTAATTAACGTTGACCAATTTATAAGTAGTGTTGGATTGTCTAAATTCACTTCGCATGGTTCGAGTTTTGAGACCATCAAGGGCATTTTGACAAAGGCTTATGTAGTTAAGAAGTGTATCGAGAATAGGTATAACATGTGGGTTATGGATGGGAGCATGCTTCTCACTTCAGACCTCTTGTCTGAGTCTGAACCTCCCAATGATGACTTCTTTGTTGCAAACAACTTGGAAGTCTTTTATGCTAAAAGCTCAACTTTTAATCAGAAAATCTGGGTTGATGGCTTTGTGTCCAGGGTTGTAGCCATGGCAAGAAAAGATTCTGCAACCCATAGTAGCTTAAGCTTTGTGTATGTTGTAACAAAACTATTGGAACAGAATGGTGCGAGGATTAGAAGAGTTGATGAGACTTCTTTTGCCGCAAAGATTGGCTCTGGTAGTGAAACTTCTCTTCGGGATAAGAAGTTGGTATATTGGTCAAGTGAGATGGAGCTGAATTCAATTCAGAAATGGCTCGAAGAGTTCAATTTGTGGAGCATAGACAGTGTTTTGTCTTGCACCGCGGTGGTTTGCCACAAATCATAG
- the LOC114390181 gene encoding protein LURP-one-related 11-like — MLHTISTMGKVHPQALNSYTTCNFTCKQETFTLWMKSLVLNGKGCTVFDSNGQIAYRVDNYNCKHRDEVHLMDQNGDILFTMLKKQYKLSRFWEGYRFPVPATRNDHKRPCFRVSKTYKISRGGSTYEVELGLDKNQPYTHKIERNTFNSACKISNELGVVVAELRRKKSPCGVDLGDDVLTMVVEPNIDLSLIMGLVVAYNLINCKI; from the exons ATGCTACATACAATTTCAACCATGGGAAAAGTTCACCCCCAAGCACTAAATTCCTATACTACTTGCAATTTCACTTGCAAGCAAGAGACTTTTACCCTATGGATGAAATCTCTGGTACTGAACGGAAAAGGATGCACCGTGTTTGATTCAAATGGCCAAATTGCATACCGAGTTGATAACTACAACTGCAAGCATAGAGATGAAGTTCATCTCATGGATCAAAATGGCGATATTTTGTTCACTATGTTGAAAAAG cAATATAAGTTATCCAGGTTTTGGGAGGGTTATAGATTTCCAGTTCCAGCAACAAGGAATGACCACAAAAGACCATGCTTTCGAGTTTCAAAAACTTACAAGATCTCTAGAGGTGGTTCAACCTATGAAGTTGAACTTGGATTGGACAAAAATCAACCGTATACTCATAAAATAGAACGCAACACTTTCAACTCAGCTTGCAAAATATCTAATGAGCTTGGAGTGGTAGTGGCAGAG CTAAGGAGAAAGAAGTCACCTTGTGGAGTTGATTTAGGAGACGATGTTTTGACGATGGTGGTGGAGCCAAATATAGATCTTTCTCTAATTATGGGGCTTGTTGTAGCCTACAATCTTATAAACTGTAAAATTTGA
- the LOC114389317 gene encoding 1-phosphatidylinositol-3-phosphate 5-kinase FAB1B-like yields the protein MDAVDKTFSELVSIVKSWLPWRSEPVNVSRDFWMPDQSCRVCYECDSQFTLFNRKHHCRLCGRIFCNKCTTNSVPAPFSNQRNSWDELEKIRVCNYCYKQWEQGVVALDKSIPVSNLDNSASGSTSSVASSKTSATANSSNITLCSMPYSVGSYQPMQQGSVLNLHKSPVKEKDPDTDREGLSANGGRSDLVADLGDPLPKQYGFSINRSDDDEDEYGVYRSDSDMRHYPQVNNYYERAELDGIGNIDGSQKVDHDGESINAKLPSNYSFDTQGLEEAPVIAKIEDEPYICDENEAPSSLYVSEDVDAEPVDFENNGLLWLPPEPEDEEDEQEAILFDDDDDHDGNATGEWGYLRSSSSFGSGEYRHRDRSSEEHKTVMKNVVDGHFRALVSQLLQVENLPVEDNDKNSWLEIVTSLSWEAATLLKPDMSKGGGMDPAGYVKVKCITCGSRIESVVVKGVVCKKNVAHRRMTSKVDKPRLLILGGALEYQRVTNLLSSVDTLLQQEMDHLKMAVAKIASHQPNILLVEKSVSRYAQEYLLAKDISLVLNVKRPLLERVARCTGTQIVPSIDHLSSQKLGYCETFRVEKFLEDLNSAGQGGKKTMKTLMFFEGCPKPLGFTILLKGADKDELKKVKHVVQYGVFAAYHLALETSFLADEGVSLPEIPLNSLALPDKSSFIQRSISTVPGFGVADNETPQGQEPDTEPQRTRSLTVADLASSTCSTGPCVSNGAFQSMPLGSSINHSTALYSSIVASGKSIPESHRNKLLSCTSRDTNEMDSKQPVVEETSRADNTVVGDDPTVDDLGSSEKLYQGMSADTPQNWNSKISKNQLSGSGSLSPIDVQNHPENLGITNEEPVLIKEEFPPSPSDHQSILVSLSSRCVWKGTVCERSHLFRIKYYGSFDKPLGRFLRDHLFDQSYQCHSCEMPSEAHVHCYTHRQGTLTISVKKLPEIILPGERDGKIWMWHRCLRCPRINGFPPATQRIVMSDAAWGLSFGKFLELSFSNHAAASRVASCGHSLHRDCLRFYGFGRMVACFRYASIDVHSVYLPPHTLIFDYGNQDWIQQESDEVVNRAELLFSEVLNGLSQIVEKRSNAVQVSNGHKSPELRRQVAELEGMLQKEKLEFEETLQKILNQEKRNGQPGIDVLEINRLWRQLLFQSYMWDHRLIYAANLVHSNNESGSCSPISEDKEKPTDENQMSINSIYGDLKLNDSPSHGGGSVVFDGKFSLDAVHQEIDMAKNKNHEKDAEHNLSNSKSINDQSNLLEPELGVRRALSDGPFPVIPSLSETLDAKWTGENHSGYGIQKDNSSVNPDILMADALTTSAQKEIYYLGDRTEDQKGHDNMEDSSSWLGMPFLNFYRQFNKNLFASTQKFDTLVDYNPVYVSCFRKQELLGGARLLLPIGVNETVIPVYDDEPSSIIAYALMSPEYHLQLTDEGERPREGNEFISSYFSDSGTLQSFSSVDETAFDSQKSFGSIEEMIFSMSGSRNSSILDPMLYTKAMHARVSFGVDGPLGKVKYSVTCYYAKRFEALRRVCCPSELDYIRSLSRCKKWGAQGGKSNVFFAKTLDDRFIIKQVTKTELESFIKFGPEYFKYLSESIGTGSPTCLAKILGIYQVTSKHLKGGKESRMDVLVMENLLFRRTVTRLYDLKGSSRSRYNADSTGKNKVLLDQNLIEAMPTSPIFVGNKAKRLLERAVWNDTGFLASVDVMDYSLLVGVDEEKHELVIGIIDFMRQYTWDKHLETWVKASGILGGPKNTPPTVISPKQYKKRFRKAMTTYFLMLPDQWSPPSIIPSHSQSDFGEDSTQPRTPAE from the exons ATGGATGCAGTGGACAAGACTTTCTCTGAGCTTGTCAGCATTGTCAAATCATGGCTTCCCTGGCGATCTGAGCCAGTAAATGTGTCTAGGGATTTTTGGATGCCCGACCAGAGTTGTAGAGTATGCTACGAGTGTGATTCGCAGTTCACCTTATTTAACCGTAAACACCACTGTCGTCTTTGTGGGCGAATTTTCTGTAACAAGTGTACAACAAACTCGGTTCCTGCCCCATTTAGCAACCAAAGGAATTCCTGGGATGAGTTGGAAAAGATTCGCGTTTGTAATTATTGTTACAAGCAATGGGAGCAGGGCGTAGTTGCTTTGGATAAGAGTATTCCGGTTTCCAATCTGGATAACAGTGCTTCAGGATCAACTTCAAGTGTGGCTAGCAGTAAAACCAGTGCCACTGCAAACAGTAGTAATATTACTCTTTGCTCCATGCCTTATTCAGTTGGGTCTTATCAACCAATGCAACAGGGTTCTGTTCTGAACCTGCATAAATCACCTGTGAAGGAAAAAGACCCCGATACTGATAGGGAAGGTTTATCAGCAAATGGAGGGAGGAGTGATCTTGTAGCAGACCTGGGTGATCCATTACCAAAGCAATATGGATTCTCAATAAACAG GAGTGATGATGATGAGGATGAGTATGGTGTATATCGGTCAGATTCTGATATGAGGCATTATCCTCAGGTGAATAACTACTATGAACGAGCTGAGCTTGATGGGATAGGCAACATTGATGGCTCACAGAAAGTGGATCATGATGGAGAAAGCATTAATGCAAAACTCCCTTCAAACTACAGTTTTGACACACAGGGTTTGGAAGAAGCCCCAGTTATTGCCAAAATTGAAGATGAACCTTATATCTGTGATGAAAATGAAGCCCCTTCCTCATTGTATGTTTCAGAGGATGTTGATGCTGAACctgttgattttgaaaataatggaCTTCTCTGGCTCCCTCCTGAaccagaagatgaagaagatgaacaGGAAGCTATTTtgtttgatgatgatgatgatcatgatgggAATGCCACCGGAGAGTGGGGCTATCTGCGCAGTTCAAGCAGTTTTGGAAGTGGTGAGTATCGACACAGAGATAGGTCAAGCGAAGAGCACAAGACTGTAATGAAGAATGTAGTTGATGGGCATTTTAGGGCATTGGTATCTCAGCTGTTACAGGTTGagaacttacccgttgaagataaTGACAAAAACAGTTGGTTGGAGATTGTCACGTCTCTGTCATGGGAAGCTGCTACTTTGTTGAAACCAGATATGAGCAAAGGTGGTGGGATGGACCCAGCTGGTTATGTGAAAGTCAAATGCATAACATGTGGGAGCCGCATTGAAAG TGTGGTGGTTAAAGGAGTTGTTTGTAAGAAAAATGTGGCTCACCGGCGAATGACGTCAAAAGTGGATAAACCTCGCTTGTTGATCCTTGGAGGGGCTCTAGAGTATCAACGTGTTACCAACCTCTTATCTAGTGTAGATACCCTATTGCAGCAG GAAATGGACCATCTGAAGATGGCAGTGGCAAAGATAGCTTCACACCAACCAAACATCTTGTTGGTGGAGAAATCAGTCTCACGATATGCACAGGAATATCTTCTTGCAAAGGACATATCTCTGGTTCTCAATGTCAAGAGACCACTTTTGGAGCGTGTAGCACGTTGCACAGGCACTCAAATAGTTCCTTCAATTGATCATCTTTCGTCACAAAAGTTGGGTTACTGTGAAACATTTCGTGTAGAAAAGTTTCTTGAAGACCTAAATAGTGCTGGTCAGGGTgggaaaaaaacaatgaaaacatTGATGTTTTTTGAAGGTTGCCCAAAACCATTGGGTTTCACA ATTTTACTTAAAGGTGCTGACAAGGATGAATTGAAGAAGGTAAAGCATGTGGTTCAGTATGGAGTTTTTGCAGCTTATCATTTGGCTTTGGAGACATCTTTTCTTGCAGATGAAGGAGTCTCCCTGCCAGAAATTCCATTAAACAGTCTGGCCCTTCCAGATAAATCATCATTCATTCAGAGGTCTATTTCGACAGTTCCTGGTTTTGGTGTTGCTGACAATGAAACACCTCAAGGACAAGAACCTGACACTGAACCACAGAGAACCAGAAGTCTCACAGTTGCTGATCTAGCCTCATCAACCTGCAGTACAGGGCCATGTGTGTCTAATGGTGCTTTTCAATCTATGCCACTTGGATCAAGTATCAACCATTCAACTGCCTTGTACTCCTCCATTGTTGCTTCAGGAAAATCAATTCCAGAATCGCACCGTAATAAGCTTCTTTCATGCACTAGTAGAGACACAAATGAAATGGACTCCAAACAACCTGTTGTGGAAGAAACTTCTAGAGCGGACAACACAGTTGTCGGGGATGATCCTACTGTAGATGACCTTGGATCTTCAGAGAAATTATATCAAGGCATGTCAGCTGACACTCCACAAAATTGGAACAGCAAAATCTCTAAAAACCAGTTAAGTGGGTCAGGATCTCTATCTCCAATAGATGTTCAAAACCATCCCGAGAACCTTGGAATCACAAATGAAGAGCCAGTTCTCATAAAAGAAGAGTTTCCTCCATCTCCCTCTGACCATCAAAGCATTTTGGTGTCATTGTCCTCCCGGTGTGTTTGGAAGGGAACTGTATGTGAGAGGTCCCATCTCTTTCGAATTAAATACTATGGCAGCTTTGATAAACCATTGGGTCGATTTCTGCGGGACCATTTATTTGATCAG AGTTATCAATGCCATTCTTGTGAAATGCCATCGGAAGCACATGTGCATTGCTATACTCATCGACAGGGAACACTTACCATATCCGTCAAGAAACTACCAGAAATTATCCTACCTGGTGAAAGGGATGGAAAGATTTGGATGTGGCATAGGTGCTTGCGGTGTCCAAGAATCAATGGCTTTCCTCCTGCTACACAGAGAATAGTAATGTCTGATGCTGCTTGGGGTTTATCATTTGGGAAATTTTTGGAGCTCAGTTTCTCAAACCACGCTGCAGCCAGCAGGGTGGCAAGCTGTGGTCACTCTTTACACAGAGATTGCCTTCGTTTTTATGG ATTTGGAAGAATGGTTGCTTGTTTTCGATATGCATCAATTGATGTTCACTCAGTCTACCTTCCCCCCCACACACTTATATTTGATTATGGGAATCAGGACTGGATACAACAAGAATCTGATGAG GTGGTCAATCGGGCAGAGCTTTTATTCTCTGAGGTACTCAATGGTCTTAGTCAAATTGTTGAGAAAAGATCTAATGCAGTCCAAGTCAGTAATGGCCACAAATCACCTGAGTTAAGACGCCAAGTTGCTGAACTAGAGGGGATGTTGCAAAAGGAGAAACTAGAATTTGAG GAAACTCTTCAAAAGATTTTGAACCAAGAAAAGAGAAATGGCCAGCCTGGGATTGATGTTCTGGAAATTAATCGATTGTGGAGGCAGTTACTTTTTCAATCATATATGTGGGATCACCGCCTTATTTATGCAGCCAACTTAGTCCATTCCAACAATGAATCTGGTTCATGCAGTCCAATTTCAGAGGATAAGGAGAAACCTACTGATGAAAATCAGATGAGCATTAACTCTATTTATGGTGATCTAAAGCTTAACGATAGCCCCAGCCATGGAGGAGGAAGTGTTGTATTTGATGGAAAATTTTCACTTGATGCAGTGCATCAAGAAATTGACATggccaaaaataaaaatcatgagAAAGATGCCGAACATAATCTTTCAAATAGCAAAAGCATAAATGATCAATCCAACCTTTTAGAACCTGAATTGGGTGTTCGCAGAGCTCTCTCTGATGGGCCATTCCCTGTCATTCCTAGTTTGTCTGAAACACTAGATGCAAAATGGACTGGTGAAAACCACTCAGGATATGGAATTCAAAAGGATAACAGTTCTGTAAATCCTGATATACTTATGGCAGATGCTTTGACAACCAGTgcacaaaaagaaatatattatctAGGGGATCGTACAGAAGATCAAAAAGGTCATGATAATATGGAAGACTCTTCAAGCTGGTTGGGAATGCCCTTCTTGAACTTCTATCGCCAATTTAACAAGAACCTTTTTGCTAGTACACAGAAGTTTGATACCCTAGTTGACTACAATCCTGTTTATGTATCATGTTTCCGGAAGCAGGAACTCCTGGGTGGGGCAAGGCTGCTTCTGCCAATTGGTGTCAATGAAACTGTAATTCCAGTATATGATGATGAACCCTCAAGTATTATAGCTTACGCCTTAATGTCACCAGAATATCATTTGCAATTGACTGATGAAGGAGAAAGGCCAAGAGAAGGAAATGAGTTCATTTCATCATATTTTTCTGATTCAGGCACCTTGCAGTCATTCTCATCTGTTGATGAAACAGCTTTTGATTCTCAGAAAAGTTTTGGATCGATAGAGGAAATGATATTTTCCATGTCTGGGTCTCGTAATTCATCAATATTGGACCCAATGTTATATACTAAGGCTATGCATGCTAGAGTTTCCTTTGGAGTAGATGGTCCCCTTGGCAAGGTAAAATATTCTGTGACTTGTTACTACGCCAAGCGATTTGAAGCCTTAAGAAGGGTCTGTTGTCCTTCAGAGCTCGACTATATAAGGTCTCTGAGTCGCTGTAAGAAATGGGGAGCTCAAGGTGGGAAAAGTAATGTATTCTTTGCAAAAACTTTGGATGATCGATTTATCATCAAACAAGTTACCAAAACAGAGCTTGAGTCATTCATTAAATTTGGTCCTGAATACTTCAAGTACCTTTCTGAATCCATAGGCACCGGAAGTCCAACTTGCCTGGCAAAGATTCTTGGCATATACCAG GTTACATCAAAGCATCTTAAAGGAGGGAAGGAATCAAGGATGGATGTTTTGGTTATGGAGAATCTTCTGTTTAGGAGGACTGTGACCCGACTTTATGATCTTAAAGGATCTTCCAGGTCTCGGTATAATGCAGATAGTACCGGGAAAAACAAAGTTCTACTGGACCAGAACTTAATTGAAGCAATGCCAACTTCTCCTATTTTCGTGGGAAACAAAGCTAAACGATTGTTAGAGAGAGCTGTCTGGAATGACACTGGTTTTCTTGCT TCAGTTGATGTGATGGACTATTCTTTACTGGTTGGAGTGGATGAAGAAAAGCATGAGTTGGTTATTGGAATCATTGATTTCATGAGGCAGTATACTTGGGACAAGCATCTTGAAACATGGGTAAAAGCTTCAGGTATCCTTGGAGGACCAAAGAACACACCTCCAACAGTAATATCTCCCAAACAATACAAGAAAAGGTTCAGGAAAGCAATGACCACTTACTTTCTCATGCTTCCAGATCAGTGGTCTCCCCCTTCTATTATTCCTAGTCATTCTCAGTCTGATTTTGGTGAAGACAGCACACAACCTAGGACTCCAGCTGAATGA